The region ACACTCCAGCAAGGGGACAATTGGAAGGACGTGGACCGCACCAATTTCTATAGCCAGGACCAGGGGTCGCAGATCATGCCGCTGGCATGGTTCCGGGCTCTGAAACAGCCCAACGGCCAGCCCTTTCTCGCCGACAGCCTCAGCCGCTACGGCTATCTGCCAAATCCGGCCTCCGACAACGGCCTTCCGATTGGATTTACCGCCTCTGGGCCGGAGAGCGTCGCTTTCGCGGGGATGACCTGTTCGGCCTGCCATACGCGCCAGATCACGGCCGATGGCATCGCGTACCGGATCGATGGCGGTCCCGCCATCGTGGATTGGCAGAGTTTCAGTACCGATCTTGATGCGGCGGTCGCCCGGGTTCTCCAGAATGGTTCCAATTTTCAGGAGTTCGCGTCTGCGGTGTTTGCTCCCGTCACGCCGCAGCCCGGTGATTTGAAGACCCTGCGCGAAAATCTGCAGCTTTGGTATGACCGCTATGACGCATGGGCTAAGTCATTGCCGTCAAATACGCCCTGGGGTCCGGGCCGAATGGATGCCGTGGGAATGATCTTCAATCGGCTTACGGGCCTCGATATTGGGGAACCGCCGAGCCACTTAATCAAAGACAATATCAAAACAGCGGACGCGCCAGTGCGTTATCCGTTTTTGTGGAACGCGCCGAAGCAGAACTGGACGCAATGGGCGGGCTTTGCTCCAAACGGCAGCGACATTCTTGCGCTCAATCGTAACCTCGGCCAAGTTTACGGGGTTTATGGCGTCTTCGAACCCACGAAAATGCATGTGCCGGGTACCAAACTTCCGATCCCAGGGGTCATCGACTATCTCACAAACAATTCGGCCAACTTCAATGGCCTCGGCAAGCTGGAGAATTTGGTCAAAAAAATTGGTCCTCCGGCATGGCCTTGGTCCATCACTGAAGCCCTTCGCGCCC is a window of Methylocapsa sp. D3K7 DNA encoding:
- a CDS encoding di-heme-cytochrome C peroxidase produces the protein MRMQLLIETMFCGILFCAATTAAPAVLAQAVASDVKTLQQGDNWKDVDRTNFYSQDQGSQIMPLAWFRALKQPNGQPFLADSLSRYGYLPNPASDNGLPIGFTASGPESVAFAGMTCSACHTRQITADGIAYRIDGGPAIVDWQSFSTDLDAAVARVLQNGSNFQEFASAVFAPVTPQPGDLKTLRENLQLWYDRYDAWAKSLPSNTPWGPGRMDAVGMIFNRLTGLDIGEPPSHLIKDNIKTADAPVRYPFLWNAPKQNWTQWAGFAPNGSDILALNRNLGQVYGVYGVFEPTKMHVPGTKLPIPGVIDYLTNNSANFNGLGKLENLVKKIGPPAWPWSITEALRAQGEAIFSWPKEQGGCAECHGKQERHTLPGMTTWETPVLAVGTDSRQMSLLKREAQTGELKGALVLLNSPLKETDAAIRILTASVLGTIIQKYSPVTGQSSQKDLTIKIRPPPPLRTLEGVAPAIDGFLQTPEGGQGVGGKYEARVLYGIWAAAPYLHNGSVRSLAELLEPAKDRTADFKVGPAYDKDAVGLAAEQPKFDYTLHTTGCDDLTSGNSHCGHEYGTQLKPDEKKALLEYLKSL